The following are from one region of the Cloacibacterium normanense genome:
- a CDS encoding PD-(D/E)XK nuclease family protein: MLHQKFLQKVISEILEKSSDLSGFSFIIPGKRPVVFIKEILKEKNYNGILPEFFTIDEMVHKISQKQEIKGIALWLFAYQTYTQLYQDEDLATFLKWFPTLQKDWDDMLKFHGNDKEILEWMLAEERIKNWGENLGDEEGARKRNLNFWRKMNAFLPFLKEKLEEQQLATSGMIHLYTKENLENYCKNFNLRAVFIGFNAFTPVEEKLVRTLLQWDKADIFFHADEYYFHDERQEAGKFLREYKTWKEFNDSRDFNWIENEFSIDKNIKVYEVSGNIAQTKVLPEILSEIHTENSDYQNTAVVLLDENLLPAALDSLASVEKLNITMGFPLKNLAFSNAMKKLFHLHKQLEKNASSYYYNDILPILDELPKNFKDENIIKNFIATLEERNIVYISKNQLSELLNGLSFYNLFEKQDAETLLNTLIQFCKNLKYSEIDNVQYENISHFEKSFVIIKNQLSPYQYQVKIETLEVLINQLINSESIDFVGEPLEGLQLMGLLETRLLNFENIILLSANEGKLPLGNSQNTYLPFDVRKQFNLHTFLENDGIYAYHFYRFLQNAKNIYLLYNALGSGINTGEKTRFITQIEMESQHKIEHIIIENTSEPINQEPITIEKTPSVLEKLEEWKQKVSPSHLVTYLYNPIDFYLDKILNTRETTEIEEELSQRNYGTLVHNALEYLYEKIIGKILKVNDLENLLQQVDESIDKAIERLKHQPEFYEKGMNFVHKQIAKRVVESVLNYDLELVKKGNALEIVALERKIENIAFKIDDNNEVTFYGFIDRIDILNGTLRIIDYKTAKPKNLKIKIEEAKIETLFFEDKYKQAMQLCMYQYCISQMDEFKNREIETGIWSFAEVSNGVQNVEFVKGNFEDSLVSVKNLILEILNPEVPFTEKVHESWN; this comes from the coding sequence ATGCTACACCAAAAATTTTTACAAAAAGTCATCTCAGAAATACTCGAAAAATCTTCGGATTTATCGGGTTTTTCATTTATAATTCCAGGAAAAAGACCTGTAGTTTTTATTAAAGAAATTTTAAAAGAAAAAAACTATAACGGGATTCTTCCAGAGTTTTTTACGATTGATGAAATGGTGCATAAAATCAGTCAAAAACAAGAAATCAAAGGCATTGCACTTTGGCTTTTTGCCTATCAAACCTATACTCAACTTTATCAAGATGAAGATCTTGCCACATTTTTAAAATGGTTCCCAACATTGCAAAAAGATTGGGATGATATGTTGAAATTCCATGGAAATGATAAAGAAATTCTGGAATGGATGCTTGCTGAAGAACGCATCAAAAACTGGGGCGAAAATCTGGGCGATGAAGAAGGCGCAAGAAAGAGAAATCTTAATTTTTGGAGAAAAATGAATGCTTTTCTTCCTTTTTTAAAAGAAAAATTAGAGGAACAGCAATTGGCTACTTCGGGAATGATTCATCTTTACACCAAAGAAAATTTAGAAAATTATTGTAAAAATTTCAATCTTAGAGCAGTTTTTATTGGTTTTAATGCATTTACTCCCGTTGAAGAAAAATTAGTTAGAACCCTTTTACAATGGGACAAAGCAGATATTTTCTTTCATGCAGATGAATACTATTTCCATGACGAAAGACAAGAAGCAGGGAAATTTCTCCGCGAATACAAAACTTGGAAAGAATTTAATGATTCTAGAGATTTCAACTGGATTGAAAATGAATTTTCTATAGACAAAAACATAAAGGTTTATGAGGTTTCAGGAAATATTGCTCAAACCAAAGTTTTGCCAGAAATTCTTTCAGAAATTCACACAGAAAATTCTGATTATCAGAATACTGCAGTAGTTTTATTAGATGAAAATTTGCTTCCTGCTGCATTAGATTCTCTTGCATCGGTTGAAAAACTGAACATTACAATGGGCTTTCCGTTGAAAAATTTGGCTTTTTCAAACGCGATGAAAAAACTGTTTCATCTTCATAAACAATTAGAAAAAAACGCTTCTTCATATTATTACAATGATATTTTACCGATTTTAGATGAACTTCCAAAGAATTTTAAAGACGAAAATATCATCAAAAACTTCATTGCAACCTTAGAAGAAAGAAACATTGTTTATATTTCTAAAAATCAATTAAGCGAATTATTGAACGGACTTTCTTTTTATAATTTGTTTGAAAAACAAGACGCTGAAACCTTACTCAATACTTTAATTCAGTTTTGTAAAAATTTAAAATACAGCGAAATAGATAATGTACAATATGAAAATATTTCTCATTTTGAGAAGAGTTTCGTCATCATCAAGAATCAACTTTCTCCATATCAATATCAAGTAAAAATCGAAACATTGGAAGTGTTGATTAATCAACTCATTAACTCTGAATCAATAGATTTTGTGGGAGAACCTTTAGAAGGTTTACAATTGATGGGACTTCTGGAAACACGATTGTTGAATTTTGAAAATATTATTCTTCTTTCTGCCAATGAAGGAAAATTACCGCTCGGAAATTCACAAAATACTTATCTTCCGTTTGATGTAAGAAAACAGTTTAATTTGCATACTTTCTTAGAAAATGATGGAATTTATGCCTATCACTTTTACCGATTTTTACAGAATGCCAAGAATATCTATTTGCTTTACAATGCTCTCGGTTCTGGCATAAATACAGGAGAAAAAACGAGATTCATTACCCAGATTGAAATGGAATCTCAGCATAAAATAGAGCATATCATCATCGAAAACACTTCTGAACCGATTAATCAAGAACCGATTACGATTGAAAAAACACCTTCAGTTCTTGAAAAATTAGAAGAATGGAAGCAGAAGGTTTCGCCGTCACATTTGGTAACCTATCTTTATAATCCTATTGATTTTTATTTGGATAAAATTCTCAACACCAGAGAAACCACAGAAATTGAAGAAGAGCTTTCTCAACGAAATTATGGAACTTTAGTTCATAATGCTTTAGAATATTTATACGAAAAAATAATAGGTAAAATATTAAAAGTTAATGATTTAGAAAATTTACTTCAACAAGTAGATGAATCAATTGACAAAGCCATTGAAAGACTCAAACATCAACCAGAATTCTACGAAAAAGGAATGAATTTCGTTCACAAACAAATTGCCAAAAGAGTAGTAGAATCTGTTTTGAATTATGATTTAGAGTTGGTTAAAAAAGGGAATGCGCTAGAAATTGTAGCTTTAGAAAGAAAAATTGAGAATATTGCTTTTAAAATTGATGACAATAATGAAGTAACTTTCTATGGATTCATTGACCGAATAGATATTCTCAACGGAACTTTAAGAATCATTGATTATAAAACTGCAAAGCCTAAAAACTTAAAAATCAAAATAGAAGAAGCTAAAATTGAAACACTTTTCTTTGAAGACAAATACAAACAAGCGATGCAATTGTGTATGTATCAATACTGTATTTCACAAATGGATGAGTTTAAAAATCGTGAAATAGAAACGGGAATATGGAGTTTTGCGGAAGTGAGTAACGGAGTACAGAACGTAGAATTTGTTAAAGGCAATTTTGAAGATTCTTTGGTTTCTGTGAAAAATTTAATTCTAGAAATTCTGAATCCAGAAGTTCCATTTACAGAAAAAGTTCATGAAAGTTGGAATTAA
- a CDS encoding dihydrolipoamide acetyltransferase family protein — translation MKTINIPLPKIGESTTEAKIVEWLKKPGDFIKRDELFAVIGTDKVDSEIFSEYEGTLKEILVKEGEEVSVGTPICTMEVDDAVEENSGVILIEAKRNEESLKDFSTPLHSAQNDKTQLTPRNSELVSFLSPVVRKMAAENGLSLEDLQKINGTGENGRIRKQDVENFLKPRKQNTSTPFIEEKLQLKVELGETLEPLSKIRKLIAENMEKSWRSIPHVTTFMDVNVTKLVAYREENKEKFLQENAVKLTYTHLIMKAVIDAIKVYPTLNSWFNNEELLEKKNINLGFAAALPDGNLIVPNIKNAQNLSVVDIAQQVSEIGTRAKNGKLKPDDIQDTTFTVSNTGMFGSECGTPIISRPQVAVLALGNILRRAWIIEENEEEKILPQSVMTLSLSYDHRIVDGALASKFLTEIKKNMENF, via the coding sequence ATGAAAACCATCAACATACCATTACCTAAAATAGGAGAATCTACTACCGAAGCCAAAATTGTAGAATGGCTGAAAAAACCGGGAGATTTTATCAAACGTGATGAACTTTTTGCCGTAATTGGAACCGACAAAGTAGATTCTGAAATTTTCTCAGAATACGAAGGAACGCTCAAAGAAATTCTCGTAAAAGAAGGCGAAGAAGTTTCTGTAGGAACTCCTATTTGTACCATGGAAGTGGATGATGCTGTTGAAGAAAATTCGGGTGTCATTCTGATTGAAGCAAAGCGTAATGAAGAATCTTTAAAAGATTTTTCGACTCCATTACATTCCGCTCAAAATGACAAAACTCAACTCACACCTCGAAACTCAGAACTCGTATCTTTTCTTTCTCCAGTGGTAAGAAAAATGGCTGCAGAAAACGGATTGAGTTTAGAAGATTTGCAGAAAATCAATGGAACTGGTGAAAACGGAAGAATTAGAAAACAAGATGTAGAAAATTTCTTAAAACCAAGAAAACAAAATACTTCTACTCCATTTATTGAAGAAAAACTTCAACTCAAAGTAGAACTCGGTGAAACGTTGGAGCCACTTTCTAAAATTCGTAAACTCATCGCTGAAAATATGGAAAAATCTTGGCGAAGCATTCCTCATGTTACGACTTTTATGGATGTAAATGTGACGAAATTAGTGGCTTATCGCGAAGAAAATAAGGAGAAATTTCTACAAGAAAATGCGGTTAAATTAACCTATACGCATTTGATTATGAAAGCCGTGATAGATGCAATTAAGGTCTATCCTACTCTAAATTCTTGGTTTAATAATGAAGAATTGTTAGAAAAGAAAAACATCAATTTAGGTTTTGCAGCTGCACTTCCTGATGGTAATCTCATCGTTCCGAATATTAAAAATGCACAGAATTTATCGGTTGTAGACATTGCTCAACAAGTTTCAGAAATCGGAACCAGAGCCAAAAATGGAAAACTAAAACCAGATGACATTCAAGATACTACTTTCACGGTTTCTAACACGGGAATGTTCGGTTCAGAATGCGGAACGCCTATTATTTCTCGGCCACAAGTTGCAGTTCTCGCTTTGGGAAATATTTTGAGAAGAGCTTGGATTATAGAAGAAAACGAAGAAGAGAAAATATTGCCTCAATCGGTGATGACTTTGTCTTTAAGCTATGATCACAGAATTGTAGATGGTGCTCTTGCCTCGAAATTCTTAACAGAGATTAAAAAAAATATGGAAAATTTTTAG
- a CDS encoding acyl-CoA dehydrogenase family protein yields the protein MSYYPLNSIPDYFGIDDLLTEEHILIRNSVRDWVQSFIMPQIDDAAQHHKDIPNLMKELGAIGALGPYIPEEYGGAGLDQISYGLIMQELERGDSAVRSAASVQSSLVMFPIFEFGSEEQKRKYLPKLASGEFIGAFGLTEPNHGSNPGGMETHYKDMGDHYLLNGAKMWITNAPLCDLAVVWAKGEDGKVRGMIVERGYEGFTTPETTNKWSLRASKTGELVFNNVKVPKENLLPKVEGLKGPLSCLNSARYGISWGVIGAAIDCYCTAVQYSKERTQFGKPIASFQLQQKKLAEFLTEITKAQLLCWRLGTLKNDHKATPAQISMAKRNNVRMAINIARESRQILGGMGIMGEFPMMRHAANLESVITYEGTEDVHLLITGLDITGINAFS from the coding sequence ATGTCATACTATCCTTTAAATAGCATTCCAGATTATTTCGGAATTGATGATTTACTTACAGAAGAACATATATTAATCAGAAACTCTGTAAGAGATTGGGTTCAGTCATTTATTATGCCTCAAATTGATGATGCAGCGCAACATCATAAAGACATTCCTAATCTCATGAAAGAATTAGGAGCAATTGGAGCTCTCGGTCCTTATATTCCAGAAGAATATGGAGGTGCTGGTTTAGACCAAATTTCTTACGGATTAATTATGCAAGAGTTAGAACGAGGAGATTCAGCGGTTCGTTCTGCGGCTTCTGTTCAGAGTTCTTTGGTAATGTTTCCTATTTTCGAGTTTGGTTCAGAAGAACAAAAACGCAAATATCTTCCAAAATTGGCTTCTGGTGAATTTATCGGTGCATTTGGCTTAACAGAGCCTAATCACGGTTCTAATCCAGGAGGAATGGAAACGCATTACAAAGATATGGGCGATCATTATTTGCTTAACGGTGCTAAAATGTGGATTACTAATGCTCCACTTTGTGATCTTGCTGTAGTTTGGGCAAAAGGTGAAGACGGAAAAGTTCGCGGAATGATTGTAGAACGCGGTTACGAAGGTTTTACCACTCCAGAAACTACCAATAAATGGAGTTTGAGAGCTTCTAAAACGGGTGAATTGGTTTTTAATAACGTAAAAGTTCCTAAAGAAAATCTTTTACCAAAAGTAGAAGGTCTTAAAGGTCCTCTTTCTTGTTTAAATTCAGCACGTTACGGAATTTCGTGGGGCGTAATTGGTGCTGCGATAGATTGCTATTGCACTGCTGTTCAGTATTCTAAAGAAAGAACACAGTTTGGAAAACCAATTGCAAGTTTCCAACTTCAACAGAAAAAATTAGCCGAATTTTTAACAGAAATTACAAAAGCTCAATTGCTTTGCTGGAGATTAGGAACCTTGAAAAATGACCACAAAGCTACTCCTGCTCAAATTTCTATGGCAAAACGAAATAACGTGAGAATGGCAATTAACATAGCAAGAGAATCTCGTCAAATTCTTGGTGGAATGGGAATTATGGGAGAATTCCCAATGATGCGTCACGCTGCCAACTTAGAATCTGTAATTACTTACGAAGGTACAGAAGACGTGCACTTGCTCATCACAGGTCTTGATATTACGGGAATCAACGCATTTTCATAA
- a CDS encoding alpha-ketoglutarate-dependent dioxygenase AlkB family protein: protein MNNLLPKDGTVYYYGKIFTEEQSEIYYVKLLNEINWQHDVVKIFGKEIITKRKVAFLGDEGIFYKYSGKTKIAEKWLKFILEIKSKVEQISGEKFNACLLNYYHNGSEAMSWHSDNEKEILKHSAIASVSFGAERKFGFKHNFSKEEIFLMLENGSLLIMKDETQIYWKHKLYTNAKIIEPRINLTFRTIINN, encoded by the coding sequence ATGAATAATCTTTTACCAAAAGACGGCACTGTATATTATTATGGAAAAATTTTCACGGAAGAACAAAGTGAAATATATTATGTTAAATTGCTCAATGAAATCAATTGGCAACATGATGTAGTTAAAATTTTTGGAAAAGAAATTATTACCAAAAGAAAGGTTGCTTTTTTAGGAGATGAAGGAATTTTTTATAAATATTCGGGTAAAACTAAAATCGCTGAGAAATGGTTAAAATTTATTTTAGAAATAAAATCTAAGGTGGAACAAATCTCAGGCGAAAAATTTAATGCGTGTTTATTGAACTATTATCACAATGGTTCAGAAGCGATGAGTTGGCATTCTGATAACGAAAAAGAAATTTTGAAACATTCTGCAATTGCGTCTGTAAGTTTCGGAGCGGAAAGAAAATTTGGTTTCAAACATAATTTTAGCAAAGAAGAAATTTTTCTAATGCTTGAGAACGGCTCATTACTCATCATGAAAGATGAAACCCAAATCTATTGGAAACACAAGCTTTATACGAATGCTAAAATCATTGAGCCAAGAATAAATTTGACATTCAGAACAATTATAAACAATTAA
- a CDS encoding alpha/beta hydrolase family protein, whose translation MRSIKISVLFLALSICGFSQENLTYQKPSAEILQLADFQRTPSVSMNSKKDWMVFSYRPTYKTLDDLNQEEMKLAGLRVNPVTNISSSVTYISNLKVRKFNEKQETQVIGLPQNPKITNLSWSPDEKKLAFTNTTEKGVELWILDLETRTAKKISSDNLNANLGSPFVWLKNSQELIVRKLPANRPALLNEKKNLPTGPIVSNADGKVSQNRTYQDLLKNPMDEANFETLTRAELVKMNLDGAETPYKSADIYAGIQLSPDGNYVMISTIKKPFSYIVPLSRFPMTAQVFDLQGNLVKTVNDVPLNEIMPKGFSSVRTGKRNMSWRADKPASLYFVEALDGGDQSKKAEFRDEIFTWDAPFSAEPKSLMKTKQRFAGIQFGNEENAVVMDSWYDTRSQKTYFLNPKTGENKEIAERNYQDVYADPGNFQTDKNEFGQYVISIKNGKAHLIGDGFTKDGQFPFIDEFDFKNFQTKRLYTSKTPKVKEDIIDIIDANKGTVLVTQQSKNQYSNYFVRNIKNNKAEAVTQFANPFASISTIHKEVIKYKRNDGVELKGTLYLPANYDFKKKPKLPLLVWAYPEEFKDKATAGQNTANPNEFTFPSYGSFIYWVTKGYAVLDDASFPIIGEGTTEPNDTFIPQLVANGKAAIDAVDQLGYIDRNRVAVGGHSYGAFMTANLLTHSNDFACGIARSGAYNRTLTPFGFQSEQRNYWDVPEIYNGMSPFMNANKMKKPMLLVHGEADNNPGTFTLQTERYFQALKNLGAPVRMVILPKEAHGYVAKENILHLLWEQDQFLEKCLKK comes from the coding sequence ATGAGATCTATCAAAATTTCTGTTTTATTTCTTGCCTTATCCATTTGTGGATTTTCGCAAGAAAATTTAACCTACCAAAAACCTTCCGCCGAAATTCTTCAACTCGCTGATTTCCAAAGAACACCTTCTGTTTCTATGAACAGCAAAAAAGACTGGATGGTTTTTTCTTACAGACCTACTTATAAAACGTTAGACGACCTTAACCAAGAAGAAATGAAATTGGCAGGTTTGCGTGTTAATCCTGTAACCAATATTTCGAGTTCTGTTACGTATATTAGTAATTTAAAAGTTAGAAAATTCAACGAAAAGCAAGAAACACAAGTAATTGGATTGCCTCAAAATCCTAAAATTACCAATCTTTCTTGGTCTCCAGACGAAAAGAAATTAGCCTTTACCAATACTACAGAAAAAGGAGTAGAACTTTGGATTTTAGATTTAGAAACCAGAACAGCTAAGAAAATCTCAAGTGATAATCTTAATGCCAATTTGGGTTCTCCGTTTGTTTGGCTTAAAAATTCTCAGGAATTAATCGTAAGAAAACTTCCAGCAAACAGACCAGCTCTATTAAATGAAAAGAAAAATCTTCCAACTGGACCAATTGTTTCTAATGCAGACGGAAAAGTTTCACAAAACAGAACGTATCAAGATTTGTTAAAAAATCCTATGGATGAAGCCAATTTCGAGACTTTAACCAGAGCAGAATTGGTAAAAATGAATCTTGATGGAGCAGAAACTCCTTATAAATCTGCTGATATTTATGCAGGAATTCAACTTTCGCCAGACGGAAATTATGTGATGATTTCTACCATCAAAAAACCTTTCTCTTACATCGTTCCGCTTTCTAGATTTCCGATGACTGCTCAAGTTTTTGATTTACAAGGAAATTTAGTAAAAACCGTAAATGATGTTCCGTTGAATGAAATTATGCCAAAAGGTTTTTCATCAGTTAGAACAGGAAAAAGAAATATGTCTTGGAGAGCAGATAAACCTGCAAGTTTATATTTTGTAGAAGCTTTAGATGGTGGTGATCAAAGTAAAAAAGCAGAATTTAGAGATGAAATTTTTACTTGGGATGCACCTTTTTCGGCTGAACCAAAATCCTTAATGAAAACCAAACAAAGATTTGCAGGAATTCAATTCGGGAATGAAGAAAATGCTGTTGTAATGGATTCTTGGTATGATACTCGTTCACAAAAAACATATTTCCTAAATCCAAAAACTGGAGAAAATAAAGAAATTGCCGAAAGAAATTATCAAGATGTTTATGCGGATCCAGGAAATTTCCAAACCGATAAAAATGAATTCGGACAATACGTAATTTCCATCAAAAACGGAAAAGCGCACTTAATTGGTGATGGTTTTACCAAGGATGGTCAGTTTCCTTTCATCGATGAATTTGATTTTAAAAACTTCCAAACCAAAAGATTATACACTTCTAAAACACCAAAAGTAAAAGAAGATATTATTGACATTATTGATGCCAATAAAGGAACGGTTTTAGTGACGCAACAGTCTAAAAATCAGTATTCTAATTATTTTGTAAGAAATATTAAAAACAACAAAGCAGAAGCGGTAACTCAGTTTGCAAATCCTTTTGCGAGTATTTCTACTATTCATAAAGAAGTCATTAAATACAAAAGAAACGATGGAGTAGAGCTGAAAGGAACGCTTTATCTACCAGCAAATTATGATTTCAAAAAGAAACCAAAATTGCCACTTTTAGTTTGGGCGTATCCAGAAGAATTTAAAGATAAAGCCACGGCTGGACAAAACACTGCCAATCCAAATGAATTTACTTTCCCAAGTTATGGTTCGTTTATTTATTGGGTGACTAAAGGTTATGCGGTTTTAGATGATGCAAGTTTCCCAATTATTGGGGAAGGAACTACAGAACCGAATGATACTTTTATTCCGCAATTGGTGGCGAATGGAAAAGCAGCAATTGATGCTGTAGATCAATTAGGTTATATCGATAGAAATAGAGTAGCAGTGGGTGGACATTCTTATGGAGCTTTTATGACGGCTAATTTATTGACGCATTCTAATGATTTTGCGTGTGGAATTGCGAGAAGTGGCGCTTATAACAGAACTTTAACACCTTTTGGTTTCCAAAGTGAACAGCGTAATTATTGGGATGTTCCAGAAATCTACAACGGAATGTCACCATTTATGAATGCCAATAAAATGAAAAAACCAATGCTTTTGGTTCATGGTGAAGCAGATAACAATCCTGGTACGTTTACATTGCAAACAGAGCGTTATTTCCAAGCGTTGAAAAACTTGGGAGCACCTGTAAGAATGGTGATTTTACCAAAAGAAGCTCACGGTTATGTTGCTAAGGAAAACATTTTACATTTGCTTTGGGAACAAGACCAATTCTTAGAAAAATGTTTAAAAAAATAG
- a CDS encoding DoxX family protein yields the protein MKNLNTTGYNKTLLDWALLAIRIFVGLGMLTHGFPKLMQLLGGSHDFINFFGIGTKTSLILAVLAEVLCSLFLILGLFTRFVSIPLIITMLVAVFVVHGNDPFAKQEMALLYLFHYILIFVAGPGSISIDRMINRK from the coding sequence ATGAAGAATCTGAATACAACGGGTTATAACAAAACCTTGTTAGATTGGGCGTTATTAGCCATTAGAATTTTTGTAGGATTGGGAATGCTCACTCATGGATTTCCGAAACTTATGCAACTTCTCGGAGGAAGTCATGATTTCATTAATTTCTTCGGAATCGGTACCAAAACATCTCTTATTTTAGCCGTACTTGCAGAAGTTCTCTGTTCACTTTTCTTAATTTTAGGACTTTTTACGAGATTTGTTTCTATTCCGCTCATTATCACTATGTTAGTTGCGGTTTTTGTGGTTCATGGAAACGATCCTTTTGCCAAACAAGAAATGGCATTGCTCTATTTATTCCACTACATTTTAATATTTGTAGCAGGTCCCGGAAGTATTTCCATCGACAGAATGATCAATCGAAAATAA